Part of the Vicinamibacterales bacterium genome, GCGCGAGACAACGACCTCGCCTCCATCGCCGAGGCGCGGTCGCTCGCCAGACGCGCCAAGGCGGCGGCGCCGGCGCTCGCCGAGTTCTCGCAGGAGCAGATCGATGCGCTGGTGGACGCGATGGCGGCCGCCGTCACGGCACAGGCCGAACCGCTCGCCCGCCTGGCTCACGAAGAAACCGGCTACGGCGTCATCGCCGACAAGGTCCAGAAGAACCTCTTCGCCTCGCAGAAAGTCTACGAGTTCATCCGCCCGATGAAGACGGTCGGCGTGGTCCGCCGCCTCGACGACCGCAAGGTCATCGAGATCGCCGAACCCTTCGGCGTCGTCTGCGCCATCGTGCCGACGACGAATCCGACCTCCACGGCGATCTACAAGATCCTCATCGCCATCAAGGCGCGCTGCCCGATCGTCATCAGCCCGCATCCCTCGGCGGTGCGCTGCATCACCCGCACGGCCGAGATCATGAACGACGCCGCCCGCCGCGCCGGCGCGCCCGACGGTGCGATCAACTGGATGACGGCGGTGACGCTCGAGGGCACGCAGGAGCTGATGAAGGCGAAGGAGACCGCGGTGATCCTCGCCACCGGAGGCATGGGACTGGTTCGCGCCGCCTACAGCGCCGGCAAGCCCGCGTACGGCGTCGGACCCGGCAACGCGCCCGCCTTCATCGAGCGCTCCGCCGACATCGTCAAGGCGGTGCGCGACGTGGTCACCGGCAAGACCTTCGACAACGGCGTCCTCTGCTCCTCCGAGAACTCCGTCGTGGTCGACGCGCCGGTGGTGGAGGACGTCCGGCGCGAGTTCGTGAAGAACGGCGGGTATTTCATGTCGGCGGCCGAGGCGGACGCCGTCGCGAAGGTTCTGCTCGGACCCAACCGGCTGCCCAACCCGGCGCTGGTCGGGCGTCCCGCCACGGTGATTGCGACGCACGCCGGCATCAGCGTGCCGGCCGGGACCCGGGTGCTGATCGCGGAGTTGAAGGGCGTCGGCCGCGACTATCCTCTCTCGATCGAGAAGCTGTCGCCGGTCCTCTCTTTCTACGTGGTCGGCGACTGGCGGGAAGGCTGCGCGCGGTGCATCGAGATCCTCCGCTACGGCGGCATGGGACACACCATGTCGATTCACTCGCGCGACGACCGGATCATCCTCGAGTTCGGCCTGAAGAAACCCGCCGGGCGCATCGTCGTCAACACGCCGACCACGCATGGGTCGATCGGCCTGACGACGGGGATGGATCCGGCGATGACGCTGGGCTGCGGCGGCTGGGGCGGGAACATCACGTCGGACAACATCTCGCCGCGCCACCTGCTCAACATCAAGCGGCTGGCCTACGAGATCACGCCCGCCGTGGTCCGGGCGGTCGCACCGGCCGCTGCATCGGCCGCCGGCGCGGCGGCGGCGAAGGCAGGCCTGCCCCGCCCGCCGGCGCCGCCTCCGGCCCCGGGCGGGATCTCGGCGGACGTGCTGGCGAGACGGATCGACGAATTTCTTACGTCGCGGGGCTACCGGGCGGCGCAGAACGCCGCACCCTCGGGTGCCGCCGCACCGCCTGCTCCCGCACCGTCAGCGCCGCCGCTCCACGCAGCACAGACACCCCAACCGGCACCATCTGTACAGTCTGCCGCGGACTTCGTCTGCGAGGACGACGTACGTCAGGCGGTCAAGCTGAACCGCAAAATTGTAATCGGCGAGCGCTCAATCGTGACACCTGCGGCGCGCGACCTGGGTGAGCAGCACCGCATCTTCGTACAGGCCGGCTGGACGGGCTGAGCGGCGGCTGCCCCAGCCGTCCTCCCATACCATTCAGCCGGAGGCACTTACGTCGCTTACTGTTGAGCCCATTGGCTTTAGGGTTGACCTTGGCGATGCGGGCCTGCTATTCTTGCTGCCCCAGCTTTACCCTGGCGTCCCGTTCCCGCGGGGTGCTGAACGACGTTAGACCTCAACAGGGCAGGCCGCTTGCAGAACCGCCGAGGCGACGCGAGTGGTCCGGGTCCTGGACCTAATATCGAGGAGCGCCCAGCATGATGCGACGGACGTTAGCAGCGGGACTCGGTCTGGCGGTTGCGGCGTGCGGCGGCAACGCCAAGCCGTCGGTAACGCCGAGGACGCCGCCTGCACCCGCAGTCGCGGCCACCGCCCAGCAGACCCCGGCTCCGGCGCCGGCGCCGAAAGTCGTCGTCGATCCGGTCGCCGCCCTGATCAGCACGTCGCTCAAGCATTTCGAATCCGGCGAGCGCGAACTGGCCGCCGGACACCTGGAAAAGGCGCGGCAGGAGTTCGATCGGTCGGTCGAAGTGCTGCTGGAGTCTCCCTACGGCGCCCGCACCGATGCGCGGATGCGGCAGCATTTCGATCGGCTGATCGACCGGATCAACGCGCACGAAGTCACGGCGCTCGCGCAGGGGGACGGCTTCGTCGAGAAGAAGTACGAAGCGGCGCCGATCGACGAGATTCTGAAGAACGCCACCACCTTCCCCGCTCCGGCGGCCGATGCGGCGACGAAGGCGGCGGTGAAGGCGGATCTCGAGCACAACCCGCACGACATTCCCATCCCCGAGCATCCGAAGGTGCTGTCGTACGTCGAGGTCATGCAGGGACGGATGCGTGACTACATCCAGGAGAGCCTGGCGCGTGGCGCGAAATACATGCCGATGATCCAGAAGGTGTTCCGCGCCGAAGGGCTGCCGCTGGATCTCGCCTACATCCCGATCATCGAGAGCTCGTTCAAGACCAACGCGCTGTCGAAAGCGAGCGCCAAGGGGCCGTGGCAGTTCATGAAGCCGACGGCGCGCGAGCACGATCTCAAGATCGACTGGTTCATCGACGAGCGTTCGGATCCCGAGAAGGCAACCGTCGCGGCGGCGAAGTATCTGAAGACGCTGAGCAGGATGTTCGACGGCGACTGGAACCTGGTGCTCGCCGCCTACAACGGCGGACCTGGCCGCGTGTCGCGCGCCATCAAGCGCGCCGGCGCGTCCGATTTCTGGAAGCTGTCGGCCACCACCAGGTACCTGCCCCGGGAAACGCGCGAGTACGTGCCGCTCATCCTGGCGGCGATGATCATCGGCCGCAATCCGGCGCAGTACGGCTTCGAGGCGGTCACCGCCGACGCGCACGACTACGACAAGGTGACGCTGCCGAAGGCGATCGACCTCCGCCGCGTGGCGGAGTGGGCGGGAACGACCGTCGACGAGATCCAGGCGCTCAATCCCGAGCTGCGGCGCTGGACCACCCCGGTGAAGTATCCGCAGTACGAGATCAAGGTTCCCAAAGGCACGGGCGAGGCGCTGGCGGCGCGGCTGGCAGACGCCTCGCCGTCCGACTTCAGCGCCCTCAAGTGGTACACGGCCAGGAAGGGTGAAACGCTGCTGACGGTCGCGCGCCGCTTCGGCGTCTCCCGCACGGACGTGGCCGAAGCGAACAATCTCTCGGTGAAGTCACGTCTCCGTCCGGGGCAGGACCTGATCATCCCGCGCGCGCCGGCGACGGTTCTCGCCGCCCGGACCGAGCGCGGCGTCCCGTCGCAGGTGGCGTCGCGGGCGATCTCGCAGAGCGCGGTCTCGCCGAGCGTCGAGCGGCCAGAGCCCGCCGCCGCGCCCGTGTCGCAGATCACCTACCGCGTGAAGCGCGGGGACACCCTCTCGTCGATCGCGCGCCTGTTCGATACCACGGTCGCAAAGCTCAAGAGCTGGAACCGGCTGTCGAGCAATCACATCAGTACCGGGGCGCGGCTGAAGATCTTCCGCATGCCGTAGGCAGTGCGCAGGGCGCAGTGCGCGGTGCGCGGTGCGCAGTGCTTAGTGCGCGGTGCTTAGTGCGCAGTGCGCAGGGCGTACGCAGATCCGGCGATCGGGCGGTCGCGCGAATGTGGCAATTCCCGCGAGACTGGCGTCGGATCTGGCGGACTCCCCTTTGATTTCCTAGACAATTCGCGGGCGCGTCCTTGAGCGGGCGTTTGCATCGGGCTGGCGCATGCTCGCGCGCGTCAGGTCGGCGGCCGTGTTCGGCATCGATGCCACCCCGGTCACTATCGAGGTCGATATCGCCTTCGGCCTGCCCGGACTCACCATCGTCGGTCTGCCCGACGCCAGCGTCCGTGAGAGCCGCGATCGCATCCGCAGCGCCGTCCGGAATTCAGGCTTCGACTTCCCCGTCCGCCGGATCACCGTGAATCTCGCGCCGGCGGACGTGCGGAAAGCCGGTGCGTCGTTCGATCTGCCGATCGCGGTCGGCGTGCTCGCCGCGTCCGGGCTGATCGCGCGGCACGACATCGACGACGTGCTGATCCTGGGCGAGCTGTCGCTCGATGGAGGAATTCAGGCCGCGCGCGGCGTGCTGCCGATTGCCGCGGCGGCGCGGCGGAGGGGGTTCGGCGGCCTGCTGCTGCCGGTCGCCAACAGCAGCGAAGCGGCGGTCGTCGGGGGCCTCGATTTCTATCCCGTCGCCTCCCTCACCGAGGCGGTGGGGGCGCTGAACGATCCGCATCCCGTCCCCCTCGCGGCGGCGCCGTCCGCCGACCTGGCCGACGGCGCGCTCGGCGACTTCGCCGACGTGCGCGGACAGATCGCGGCCAGGCGCGCCCTGGAGATCGCCGCGGCCGGCGGCCACAACGTGCTGCTCGCCGGACCGCCGGGCTCGGGCAAGACGATGATGGCGAAACGGGCCGCCGGCATCCTGCCGTCCCTCACGGTCGACGACGCGCTGGAGGTGACGGCGATCCATTCGGTCGCGGGGCTGCTGCCGCCGGGAGCCGGCCTGCTGCGCGCGCGTCCCTTCCGCGCGCCGCATCACACCGTGTCCGATGTCGCGCTCGCCGGCGGCGGTTCGAACCCGCGTCCCGGCGAGATCAGCCTCGCGCACCACGGCGTGCTGTTCCTCGACGAGATGCCGGAGTTCAGCCGCCGCGCGCTCGAGGTGCTGCGGCAGCCGCTGGAGGACGGCGTGGTCCGCATCGCCCGCGCGCAGCGCACGGCGATCTTTCCGGCGCGGTTCGTCCTGATCGGCGCGATGAATCCCTGCCCGTGCGGGTTCCTCGGCGATCCGCGGCGCGCCTGCCGATGCACGCCGACGCAGATCGATCGGTATACGTCGCGCCTGTCCGGTCCGCTGCGCGACCGGATCGATCTCACGGTGGAGGTCTCGGCGCTGCGCGCCGCCGAACTCACGGGCGCGGAGGACGGCGAGTCCACGCCGGTCATTCGCGCCCGCGTCGAAGCCGCCCGAGCCCGTCAACTCGCGCGCGCCGGGCTCGCGGGCGCCGCCATCAACGCGCGCCTCGGGCCGCGCGGCCTGCGTCAGGTGTGCGCCCTCGATGCCGCCAGCGCGCGGCTGCTGCACGACGCGGCCGACAAGCTCGGCCTGACCGCTCGCGCGTTCGACCGCGTCCGCCGCGTGGCGCGCACGATCGCCGACCTGGCAGGCGCCGATCGCGTCGACTTCGATCACGTCGCCGAGGCGCTCCAATATCGCGGGTAGCGCGGCGCTGTGGCTGCCAGGCTTGACTGAGACGCGCCGACGGCCGCGCCGGACGAAGCTCACAAAGATCACGAAGGCACGAAGAACGCGACGCTCACAGACTCTTGGTGATCTTCGTGGTCTTCGTGTTTCGCCGGCGTGGGCCGTCTCAGCGTGCTCGTCGAGCGCCCCGTGGCTGCCAGGCTTGACTGAGACGCGCCGACGGCAGCGGCGGCACGAAGCTCACAAAGATCACGAAGACACGAAGAACACGACGCTCACAGACTCTTGGTGATCTTCGTGGTCTTCGTGTTTCGCCAGCGCGGGCCGTCTCAGCGCGTGCTCGTCGAGCGTCCCGTGTCTGCCAGGCTTGACTGAGACGCGCCGACGGCAGCGGCGGCACGAAGCTCACAAAGATCACGAAGGCACGAAGAAACACAAGGCTCAACGACTCTTGGTGATCTTCGTGGTCTTCGTGTTTCGCCGGCGTGGGCCGTCTCAACGCGTGCTCGTCGAGCGCCCCGTGGCTGCCAGGCTTGACTGAGACGCGCCGACGGCCGCGCCGCACGAAGCTCACACAGATCACGAAGGCACGAAGAACACGACGGCTCACAGACTCTTGGTGATCTTCGTGATCCTCGCGTCTCGCCAGCGTGGGCCGTCTCAGCGCGTGCGCGTCGAGCGTCCCGTGGCTGCCAGGCTTGACTCAGACGCGCCGACGGCAGCGCCGCACGAAGCTCACAAAAGATCACGAAGGCACGAAGAACACGACGCTCACAGACTCTTGGTGATCTTCGTGGGCTTCGTGGTTCGCCGTCTCGCGCGGTCAGCGGCCGTTGTTCGCGGCCAGCCGCGACTTGGCCATCTCGAGGTGCTCGCGGTAGGTCTTGCTCTGCGGCGCGAAGTCGAGCGCCTTCGTGAATTCGGCGATGGCGTCGAGGGGCTGGTTGTTCTTCAGGTACACCCAGCCGAGGGTGTCGTGCGGTTCCGGGCGGTTGCGCAGGCGCTCCACCGCGATCCGCGCCCAGCGCTGCGCGTCCTCCAGCCGCCCCTCTTCGGCGAGCATCCACGCGAGGTTGTTGGCCGCCACGCCGGCGCGGGGATTCTTCGCGAGCACCGACTCGTACTGCGTGCGGGCGCCGGTGCGATCGCCCGTGCCCTCGAGCAGGATGCCGACGATGGTGGCGGGGACGGATGGATCGGACGAGCGCGCCGCGAGCGCGCGGTACTTCTCGAGTGCGGCGGCGTGGTTGCCCTGCCGCACGTACAGCGTGCCGAGCAGTTCGTAGGCGTCGAGACGATCCGGATGATCCCGGACGATGGCGGCCAGGCGCCGTTCGGCGGCGGCGGTGTCGCGTGCCGCGAGATCGACGCGCGCCGCCAGGATCTGCGCCGAGACGTCGTTCGGCGACTCCCGCAGCCAGCGCCCGACACGCGCGCGCGCGCCGGCCACGTCGCGCGCGGCGAGATCGGCGGTGATCGCGCCGGTACGCGCTTCGGCGTCCGTCGGCGCGACGGCGAGGGCGCGCTCGAACGCCGCCCGCGCGTCCGCCGGACGTCCGGCGCCGACCTCGGCCCACCCGAGCTCGACACGCAGCCGCACCGCGTCGGGCGCGCCGGCAAGCCGGCTCGTCAGCTCGCGGCGCGCGCGATCGTATTCGCCGCGCGCCCGCAGGGTCCGCGCGAGCACGAGCGCCGCCTCGGCGTCGCTGCCTTCCGCCTTGACCGCCCCTTCCGCCGCGGTCAGCGCCGCCGAGGTATCGCCGCGCGCCAGGCGCAGCTTCGCGAGCTGCAGCGATGCCGCGCCGGCGCGCGGGTTGAGCGCCACCGTGCGATCGAAGGCCGCCTCGGCGGCGCCCGGATCGTTGCGCGCGAGGGCGACCAGACCCACCGTGTACTGCGCCGCCGGCGAGGACGGGTCCGCTTTCGCCGCCGTCTGCGCATCCGACCACGCGGCATCCAGCCGCTTGGGGTCGGCAAGCAGCAGCCGGGCGCGCAGCAGCCGCGCGTCGACGTCCTGCGGCGCCGACTCGACGAGCGCGTCCGCCGTTGCCAGCGCCTGCGCCTGCTCCCCCTTCATCTGCTGCACCGCGGCGATGCGGATGCGCGCCTGCCGCCGCGCCGCCTCCGGTGTCGAGACGCCCTGAAGCACGGACAGCGCCTCGTCGAACCGCCGCAGCCCGCTGTAGTAGTCCGCCAGCGCGAGCTGCCCGTCCACGGAGCCGGCGGCGAGCGCCTTGAAATGCGGTTCCGCCTCCGCCGGGCGACGATCGGTCAGATAGAACAGCGCCAGCGCGCGGTGCGCCAGCGGATTGCCGCCGGAGACCTCGAGCGCTTTCTTCAGCTCACGCTCCGCCGCGGCACTGTCCTTCAGCGCCCAGTGCAGGTTGGCCAGCGCCAGCCGGGCATCGAGCGACTGCGGATCCAGCGCGACGGCTTTTTCGAAGGAGGCGCGGGCGATGTCTTTCGCGCCGCGGGCGAGATGAATCCCGCCGAGCGCCGCGTACGCCGGCGCGTAGGCGGGATCGATGGCGATGGCCTGCTCCACCTGCTTCAAGGCGCGCCCCGTCTCGTGGAGTCCGGCATTGGCGTTGCCGACCAGAATCAGCGCCTTGACGTTCTTCGGGTCCTTCTCCAGCGCCCGCTCCGCCCGCCGCCGCGCGTCGTCGAACTGACCGGCATGCAGCAGCAGCGTGCCGGCCTGGAGCTGCGCGTCGAGGTTGGACGGATCGAGGTCGCCGGCCTGCGCGTATTCGGTGTAGGCCTTGGTCAGATCGCCCGACTGCCGGTAGGCCTGCGCCAGTTTGTAGTGCGCGTCCGCGCGCTGCGGCTGCGCCTGCAGCGCGTTGCGGTACTCGATCGTCGCCTCGCGATACTTCTGCTGCGTCATGAACGCATCGCCGCTCGCGATGGCGCGCTCGGCGCGCGTGTGCGGATCGGCGCGGCAGCCCGCCGCGGCAAGGAGGATCACCAGAAGCGGAATCAGGCGGTGCGTCATGGCAGGTAGGCGGAGAGGCGCGGGAACACCGCGCGCGTGAACCCGGCGGCGGCCGCGTCCGCCGCGGCGAGCGACCCGCTCGCCGATCGCGGCACCGGCGCGACGATGCGGACCAACGCGCCGTCGCTGCGGTTCAGCCGCGCCGCGTCGAGCATCAGCCACATCTTGTTGGCGTACTCGTTGGCGACGACCCGTCCCCGGCCCTGGTACCAATAGAGCACGACCTGCCGGTCGAGACCCTTCTGAATCACGTAGCGGTTCACGGTCAGCTGCCGGCCGTTGACGTCGAGCGGGATCCGTCCCCCTTCCACCGGCTGCCATCCCGCGCCGGGCAGGCAGTTCTGGGGCGAGTGGATCGTGTCTCCCTGCCGCTGGCTGGCGTAGTAGCCGATGTAGAGGTTCACCGGCTGCCCGGCCGGCGTGACGTAGGTGCGGTTGATGTAGTCGTCCACCCCGAGCACGTCGCGCACTTCCTGTTCGACCGGCACGTCCACCGAGCCGGTCCATGGTCCGAGCGCGCGCGGCAGATCGACCAGCGAGGCCCGCGGCGCCACCGCTTCCACGCCGCCGGCACGGCTCGAGTACCAGCCCGCGGCGAGAATCAGCGTCGAGAGCACGACCGCGCGGGCAATCATGCCGCCTCCACGCGGGGCCGCCGCAGCGGCAGCCGGAACCGCGGCCGCATTGCCAGCACGCGCTGCCCCGCGAGCAGCAGCGCGAACGCCACCACGAACATCACCCATCCGGAGAATTCGTGGAAGAAGCCCTCCGCGGCCTGCGGACTGATCCACTCCGCCGCGAGCCCCGTGCCCGCGACGCGCGCCGCGTTGGCCACGATCGCCACCGGCA contains:
- a CDS encoding aldehyde dehydrogenase family protein — encoded protein: MAQTDRAGAAGARDNDLASIAEARSLARRAKAAAPALAEFSQEQIDALVDAMAAAVTAQAEPLARLAHEETGYGVIADKVQKNLFASQKVYEFIRPMKTVGVVRRLDDRKVIEIAEPFGVVCAIVPTTNPTSTAIYKILIAIKARCPIVISPHPSAVRCITRTAEIMNDAARRAGAPDGAINWMTAVTLEGTQELMKAKETAVILATGGMGLVRAAYSAGKPAYGVGPGNAPAFIERSADIVKAVRDVVTGKTFDNGVLCSSENSVVVDAPVVEDVRREFVKNGGYFMSAAEADAVAKVLLGPNRLPNPALVGRPATVIATHAGISVPAGTRVLIAELKGVGRDYPLSIEKLSPVLSFYVVGDWREGCARCIEILRYGGMGHTMSIHSRDDRIILEFGLKKPAGRIVVNTPTTHGSIGLTTGMDPAMTLGCGGWGGNITSDNISPRHLLNIKRLAYEITPAVVRAVAPAAASAAGAAAAKAGLPRPPAPPPAPGGISADVLARRIDEFLTSRGYRAAQNAAPSGAAAPPAPAPSAPPLHAAQTPQPAPSVQSAADFVCEDDVRQAVKLNRKIVIGERSIVTPAARDLGEQHRIFVQAGWTG
- a CDS encoding LysM peptidoglycan-binding domain-containing protein, whose product is MRRTLAAGLGLAVAACGGNAKPSVTPRTPPAPAVAATAQQTPAPAPAPKVVVDPVAALISTSLKHFESGERELAAGHLEKARQEFDRSVEVLLESPYGARTDARMRQHFDRLIDRINAHEVTALAQGDGFVEKKYEAAPIDEILKNATTFPAPAADAATKAAVKADLEHNPHDIPIPEHPKVLSYVEVMQGRMRDYIQESLARGAKYMPMIQKVFRAEGLPLDLAYIPIIESSFKTNALSKASAKGPWQFMKPTAREHDLKIDWFIDERSDPEKATVAAAKYLKTLSRMFDGDWNLVLAAYNGGPGRVSRAIKRAGASDFWKLSATTRYLPRETREYVPLILAAMIIGRNPAQYGFEAVTADAHDYDKVTLPKAIDLRRVAEWAGTTVDEIQALNPELRRWTTPVKYPQYEIKVPKGTGEALAARLADASPSDFSALKWYTARKGETLLTVARRFGVSRTDVAEANNLSVKSRLRPGQDLIIPRAPATVLAARTERGVPSQVASRAISQSAVSPSVERPEPAAAPVSQITYRVKRGDTLSSIARLFDTTVAKLKSWNRLSSNHISTGARLKIFRMP
- a CDS encoding YifB family Mg chelatase-like AAA ATPase, with amino-acid sequence MLARVRSAAVFGIDATPVTIEVDIAFGLPGLTIVGLPDASVRESRDRIRSAVRNSGFDFPVRRITVNLAPADVRKAGASFDLPIAVGVLAASGLIARHDIDDVLILGELSLDGGIQAARGVLPIAAAARRRGFGGLLLPVANSSEAAVVGGLDFYPVASLTEAVGALNDPHPVPLAAAPSADLADGALGDFADVRGQIAARRALEIAAAGGHNVLLAGPPGSGKTMMAKRAAGILPSLTVDDALEVTAIHSVAGLLPPGAGLLRARPFRAPHHTVSDVALAGGGSNPRPGEISLAHHGVLFLDEMPEFSRRALEVLRQPLEDGVVRIARAQRTAIFPARFVLIGAMNPCPCGFLGDPRRACRCTPTQIDRYTSRLSGPLRDRIDLTVEVSALRAAELTGAEDGESTPVIRARVEAARARQLARAGLAGAAINARLGPRGLRQVCALDAASARLLHDAADKLGLTARAFDRVRRVARTIADLAGADRVDFDHVAEALQYRG
- a CDS encoding tetratricopeptide repeat protein, which gives rise to MTHRLIPLLVILLAAAGCRADPHTRAERAIASGDAFMTQQKYREATIEYRNALQAQPQRADAHYKLAQAYRQSGDLTKAYTEYAQAGDLDPSNLDAQLQAGTLLLHAGQFDDARRRAERALEKDPKNVKALILVGNANAGLHETGRALKQVEQAIAIDPAYAPAYAALGGIHLARGAKDIARASFEKAVALDPQSLDARLALANLHWALKDSAAAERELKKALEVSGGNPLAHRALALFYLTDRRPAEAEPHFKALAAGSVDGQLALADYYSGLRRFDEALSVLQGVSTPEAARRQARIRIAAVQQMKGEQAQALATADALVESAPQDVDARLLRARLLLADPKRLDAAWSDAQTAAKADPSSPAAQYTVGLVALARNDPGAAEAAFDRTVALNPRAGAASLQLAKLRLARGDTSAALTAAEGAVKAEGSDAEAALVLARTLRARGEYDRARRELTSRLAGAPDAVRLRVELGWAEVGAGRPADARAAFERALAVAPTDAEARTGAITADLAARDVAGARARVGRWLRESPNDVSAQILAARVDLAARDTAAAERRLAAIVRDHPDRLDAYELLGTLYVRQGNHAAALEKYRALAARSSDPSVPATIVGILLEGTGDRTGARTQYESVLAKNPRAGVAANNLAWMLAEEGRLEDAQRWARIAVERLRNRPEPHDTLGWVYLKNNQPLDAIAEFTKALDFAPQSKTYREHLEMAKSRLAANNGR
- a CDS encoding EpsI family protein, producing the protein MIARAVVLSTLILAAGWYSSRAGGVEAVAPRASLVDLPRALGPWTGSVDVPVEQEVRDVLGVDDYINRTYVTPAGQPVNLYIGYYASQRQGDTIHSPQNCLPGAGWQPVEGGRIPLDVNGRQLTVNRYVIQKGLDRQVVLYWYQGRGRVVANEYANKMWLMLDAARLNRSDGALVRIVAPVPRSASGSLAAADAAAAGFTRAVFPRLSAYLP